A single window of Methylacidimicrobium sp. AP8 DNA harbors:
- the ppsA gene encoding phosphoenolpyruvate synthase, with protein sequence MPMKTAAPSTEPSAPPGSFIRWFSEIGIEDVPSVGGKNASLGEMFRELSAQGIQVPNGFATTAAAYRYFLRKAGLDRQIQEILQGVTSRNLEDLRRRGKQARQAILSAEIPPELAAEIREAYRKLDGEGGQPADVAVRSSATAEDLPTASFAGQQETYLNIQGEDQLLVACKRCFASLFTDRAISYRIDKGFDHLRIALSIGIQKMVRSDLGASGIMFSIDTESGFSHAVLINASYGLGENVVQGAINPDEYYVFKPTLREGYRPILQKTLGSKEFKLVYDLGGSKFVKNVPVPPEDRRRYAISDEEILQLARWACVIEDHYTRKRGKPTPMDMEWAKDGLTGELFILQARPETVQSQKNRNVLEVYRLQEPGKPLVRGRSVGEKIAAGTARVIQSVQLLHEFRDGEILVTEKTDPDWEPVMKRAAAIVTNRGGRTCHAAIVSRELGVPAVVGTGNGTEILRDGQSVTVSCAEGEVGTIYEGKLPFTVDRVDLQELPRPKTKILMNVGNPEQAFSLSMIPNDGVGLARMEFILTTYVRIHPLALIHFDRLEDREAKAEIARLTAGYADKREFFIEKLAQGIGMITAAFYPKDVIFRLSDFKTNEYANLIGGKQFEPVERNPMVGFRGASRYYNPRYREGFALECAAAKRVREEMGLFNLKLMVPVVRTVEEARRVLSEMEKNGLARGERGLEVYMMCEVPSNVVLAEEFSEIFDGFSIGSNDLTQLVLGVDRDSEIVAPIFDERNEAVKRMIAQVIRTAKAKGRKIGICGQAPSDYPEFAEFLVEQGIDSISLNPDTVVKTTLLVLRKEKELQSRRA encoded by the coding sequence ATGCCCATGAAAACCGCCGCCCCCTCCACCGAACCCTCGGCCCCCCCGGGGTCCTTCATCCGCTGGTTCTCGGAAATCGGCATCGAGGACGTTCCGAGCGTCGGCGGAAAGAACGCTTCCCTCGGGGAGATGTTCCGCGAGCTTTCGGCCCAGGGGATCCAGGTGCCCAACGGCTTTGCGACCACGGCGGCGGCTTATCGTTACTTCTTGCGGAAGGCGGGGCTCGACCGGCAGATCCAGGAGATCCTGCAGGGGGTGACCAGCCGCAACCTGGAGGATTTGCGTCGGCGCGGCAAGCAGGCGCGGCAGGCGATCCTTTCGGCCGAAATTCCGCCGGAGCTTGCCGCGGAGATCCGCGAGGCCTACCGGAAGCTCGACGGCGAAGGCGGGCAGCCGGCGGACGTCGCCGTCCGGAGCAGCGCGACCGCCGAGGATCTTCCGACGGCGAGCTTCGCCGGCCAGCAAGAGACCTATCTCAACATCCAGGGGGAGGACCAGCTTTTGGTCGCCTGCAAGCGGTGCTTTGCCTCTCTCTTTACCGACCGGGCGATCTCGTACCGGATCGACAAAGGGTTCGACCACCTTCGGATCGCTCTTTCGATCGGAATCCAAAAGATGGTCCGCTCCGATCTTGGAGCCTCCGGGATCATGTTTTCGATCGACACCGAGAGCGGCTTTTCCCACGCGGTGCTCATCAACGCGTCCTACGGGCTCGGCGAGAACGTGGTCCAAGGCGCGATCAATCCCGACGAGTACTATGTCTTCAAGCCGACTCTACGGGAGGGATACCGGCCCATCCTTCAAAAGACGCTAGGCTCCAAGGAATTCAAGCTGGTTTACGACCTCGGGGGCTCGAAGTTCGTCAAGAACGTGCCGGTCCCTCCCGAAGACCGGCGGCGCTATGCGATCTCCGACGAAGAGATCCTGCAGCTCGCCCGTTGGGCGTGCGTGATCGAGGACCATTACACGCGAAAGCGCGGAAAGCCCACTCCGATGGACATGGAGTGGGCGAAGGACGGGTTGACGGGCGAGCTCTTCATCCTGCAGGCCCGGCCGGAAACGGTGCAATCCCAGAAGAATCGGAACGTTCTGGAGGTCTACCGCCTGCAAGAACCGGGCAAGCCGCTCGTCCGCGGCCGAAGCGTGGGCGAGAAGATCGCCGCCGGCACGGCCCGGGTGATCCAGAGCGTCCAGCTTCTCCACGAGTTTCGGGACGGGGAGATTCTGGTTACCGAGAAGACCGATCCCGACTGGGAGCCGGTGATGAAGCGGGCCGCCGCGATCGTGACGAACCGAGGGGGGCGTACTTGCCATGCGGCCATCGTGAGCCGGGAGCTCGGAGTGCCCGCGGTCGTCGGCACGGGCAACGGCACCGAGATCCTGCGCGACGGCCAGTCGGTGACGGTTTCCTGCGCCGAAGGAGAGGTCGGAACGATCTACGAGGGGAAGCTCCCCTTCACGGTCGACCGCGTCGACCTCCAGGAGCTGCCCCGGCCCAAGACCAAGATCCTGATGAACGTGGGGAATCCCGAGCAGGCTTTTTCCCTTTCGATGATCCCGAACGACGGTGTCGGGCTGGCGAGGATGGAATTCATCCTAACGACCTATGTCCGGATCCATCCCTTGGCGCTGATTCACTTCGACCGGCTGGAGGATCGGGAGGCAAAGGCCGAGATCGCTCGGCTGACCGCGGGCTACGCGGACAAGCGGGAGTTTTTCATCGAAAAGCTGGCCCAGGGAATCGGGATGATCACGGCGGCCTTCTATCCCAAGGACGTCATCTTCCGGCTTTCGGATTTCAAAACCAACGAATATGCCAACCTGATCGGCGGCAAGCAGTTCGAGCCCGTGGAAAGGAACCCGATGGTCGGCTTTCGCGGCGCCTCCCGATACTACAATCCCCGCTACCGGGAAGGTTTCGCCCTCGAATGCGCCGCCGCCAAGCGGGTCCGTGAGGAGATGGGGCTGTTCAACCTCAAGCTCATGGTGCCGGTCGTGCGAACGGTCGAAGAGGCGCGGCGCGTTCTCTCGGAGATGGAGAAGAACGGTTTGGCGCGGGGAGAGCGGGGGCTCGAGGTCTACATGATGTGCGAGGTGCCCAGCAACGTGGTCTTGGCTGAGGAATTCAGCGAGATCTTCGACGGCTTCTCCATCGGTTCCAACGATCTGACCCAGCTGGTGCTCGGGGTGGATCGGGATTCGGAGATCGTCGCGCCGATCTTCGATGAGCGGAACGAGGCGGTGAAGCGAATGATCGCGCAGGTCATTCGCACCGCCAAGGCAAAGGGCCGGAAGATCGGAATCTGCGGGCAAGCGCCGAGCGACTATCCCGAATTCGCGGAGTTTCTGGTCGAGCAGGGGATCGATAGCATCTCCTTGAACCCCGATACGGTCGTCAAGACCACACTTCTGGTTCTCCGGAAAGAGAAGGAGCTTCAGTCGAGGCGCGCTTAG
- a CDS encoding bifunctional acetate--CoA ligase family protein/GNAT family N-acetyltransferase, with protein MEEGSQASSGRADVAAETSAPDFFSGAYGLAAFLPPRSVAVIGASERPGSVGRAVLENLREGSAKVFPINPRHSRILGSPSYPSVRDLSPAPDLAVIATPASTVPGIVLECAESGVKAALILSAGFKEIGPAGKELERRIAATAHAKGMRLIGPNCLGIMLPHARFNATFAAKPALPGSIAFLSQSGAMGTAILDWSLRERIGFSAFFSLGSMADVDWGDVLFFLADDPRTRSIVIYMESIGNPASFLSAARAIGSQKPIVVLKVGRTKAAARAALSHTGSLAGSDEALDAAFRRVGVIRVQTVEELFSLAEALGGDARPAGPRLSILTNAGGAGVLATDALILSGGELAPLSEETARELDRILPPSWSRNDPVDILGDADGDRYRKAAELLMREPQSDGMLVVLCPQAMTEPTRTARLLCEAIKGYPKPVLAAWMGGEAVEEGRAIFHEGGVPCFGYPEAPAQAFSLIWQHRRNLELLYETPTLSVDPEALGAATRRCREILGRAEQEDRILLDEWESKEILRAFGIPVVATRLAATEEEAVEQARSLGFPVAVKLRSHKLSHKSDVGGVRLGLREEAAVRSAFHEIRAAAVEHSGPDAFLGVTVQAMVMDRGVELLLGSVADEQLGPLLVFGAGGIFVDILQDRAMGLPPLNTTSARRMIERTRIARALSGMRGIPPVDQAALEEILIRFSALALALPRIREIDINPLSASGGGRILALDARMVLFPRTVPVSGLPRPAIRPYPIEQVETVRLPDGTSLRFRPIRGEDEPRMIAFHRGLSEETVFCRYFEHLKLEQRIAHERLARICLADYNIETVLVAEVLPPHEEAGQIVAVGRLGKLHGFAAAEFALLVTDRWQGKGIGRMLLERLTAIGRQENLRWIVGRFLPENERMRRICLALGFRVRSRPETGEDEAILSLPPLHGDRRPAEE; from the coding sequence ATGGAGGAGGGAAGCCAAGCAAGCAGCGGAAGAGCGGACGTCGCGGCCGAGACGTCCGCGCCCGACTTCTTTTCGGGCGCCTACGGCCTGGCTGCCTTTCTGCCGCCGCGGAGCGTGGCGGTGATCGGAGCGAGCGAGCGGCCCGGGAGCGTCGGTCGGGCTGTTCTGGAAAATCTCCGGGAAGGGAGCGCGAAGGTCTTTCCGATCAATCCCCGGCACTCCCGGATTCTGGGTTCCCCCTCCTACCCGAGCGTCCGCGATCTTTCGCCTGCCCCCGACCTAGCCGTGATCGCCACCCCGGCCTCCACCGTCCCCGGGATCGTCCTGGAGTGCGCGGAATCCGGGGTGAAGGCGGCCCTGATCCTTTCTGCGGGCTTCAAGGAAATCGGGCCGGCCGGAAAAGAGCTCGAAAGGCGGATCGCCGCCACCGCCCATGCTAAGGGGATGCGGCTGATCGGACCGAACTGCTTGGGAATCATGCTCCCTCATGCCCGCTTCAACGCGACCTTCGCGGCGAAGCCGGCCCTGCCCGGAAGCATCGCCTTCTTGAGCCAGAGCGGGGCGATGGGGACGGCCATTCTCGACTGGAGCCTCCGGGAGCGGATCGGCTTCAGCGCCTTCTTTTCCCTCGGCTCCATGGCCGACGTGGATTGGGGAGACGTCCTCTTTTTCCTGGCCGACGACCCGAGAACCCGCAGCATTGTCATCTACATGGAGTCGATCGGCAATCCGGCTTCCTTCCTTTCGGCCGCCCGGGCGATCGGCTCGCAGAAGCCGATCGTCGTTCTCAAGGTAGGCAGGACGAAGGCGGCGGCCCGGGCGGCTCTCTCGCACACCGGATCGCTCGCCGGGAGCGACGAGGCTCTCGACGCCGCCTTCCGTCGGGTCGGCGTGATCCGGGTGCAGACGGTCGAAGAGCTTTTCTCCTTGGCCGAAGCGCTCGGCGGGGACGCCCGGCCCGCCGGCCCTCGTCTCTCCATCCTTACGAATGCGGGCGGAGCAGGTGTGCTCGCGACCGATGCCCTGATACTTTCCGGCGGGGAACTCGCCCCGCTCTCCGAGGAGACCGCGCGGGAGCTCGATCGGATTCTGCCTCCTTCCTGGAGCCGCAACGATCCGGTGGACATCCTTGGCGACGCGGACGGCGACCGTTACCGGAAAGCGGCGGAGCTGTTGATGCGGGAACCGCAGAGCGACGGAATGCTCGTTGTCCTCTGTCCCCAAGCGATGACGGAGCCTACCCGGACCGCACGCCTCCTCTGCGAAGCGATCAAGGGTTACCCGAAGCCGGTTCTTGCCGCTTGGATGGGGGGGGAGGCGGTGGAGGAGGGAAGGGCGATCTTTCACGAAGGCGGGGTCCCCTGCTTCGGTTATCCCGAGGCCCCCGCACAGGCCTTTTCGCTTATCTGGCAACACCGTCGCAATCTGGAGCTTCTCTACGAAACTCCTACCCTGTCGGTAGATCCGGAGGCCTTGGGCGCGGCGACCCGCCGCTGCCGGGAGATCCTCGGCCGGGCGGAACAGGAGGATCGCATCCTTCTGGACGAGTGGGAGTCGAAGGAGATTCTCCGTGCCTTCGGAATCCCTGTCGTGGCGACCCGTCTGGCGGCGACCGAGGAGGAGGCGGTCGAGCAAGCCCGGTCGCTCGGTTTCCCGGTGGCCGTCAAGCTTCGTTCCCATAAGCTCTCCCACAAGAGCGACGTGGGCGGAGTGCGCCTCGGACTGCGGGAGGAGGCGGCTGTGCGCTCCGCCTTCCATGAGATCCGCGCCGCCGCCGTCGAACACTCCGGACCCGATGCGTTTCTCGGGGTTACGGTCCAGGCGATGGTCATGGACCGGGGGGTCGAGCTGCTTCTGGGCAGCGTCGCCGACGAGCAGCTCGGACCTCTTCTGGTGTTCGGCGCCGGGGGAATTTTCGTCGACATCCTCCAAGATCGGGCGATGGGCTTGCCGCCGCTCAACACCACCTCGGCCCGCCGAATGATCGAGAGGACGAGGATTGCGCGCGCCCTGAGCGGCATGCGGGGAATCCCTCCGGTGGATCAAGCAGCGCTCGAGGAGATCCTGATCCGGTTCAGCGCGCTCGCCCTCGCCCTTCCTCGCATCCGGGAAATCGACATCAACCCGCTCTCGGCTTCCGGCGGAGGACGGATCCTGGCCCTAGACGCGCGGATGGTGCTCTTCCCCCGCACCGTCCCGGTATCGGGCCTGCCGCGTCCCGCGATTCGGCCCTATCCCATCGAACAGGTCGAAACAGTCCGATTGCCGGATGGAACCTCTCTGCGGTTCCGCCCGATCCGAGGCGAGGACGAGCCGCGGATGATCGCGTTTCATCGCGGCCTCTCCGAAGAGACGGTATTCTGTCGCTATTTCGAGCATCTGAAGCTTGAGCAAAGGATCGCTCACGAGCGCCTCGCGCGTATCTGCCTGGCGGATTATAATATCGAAACGGTGCTTGTGGCAGAGGTTCTTCCGCCCCATGAGGAAGCGGGGCAGATCGTCGCGGTGGGAAGGCTGGGGAAGCTGCACGGGTTCGCGGCTGCCGAGTTTGCTCTTCTGGTCACGGATCGCTGGCAAGGAAAGGGGATCGGGCGGATGCTCCTCGAGCGCCTGACTGCGATCGGCCGGCAGGAAAACCTCAGGTGGATCGTCGGCCGGTTCCTGCCGGAGAACGAGCGGATGAGGCGGATCTGCCTGGCGTTGGGTTTTCGGGTCCGGAGCCGCCCGGAAACCGGAGAGGACGAAGCGATTCTTTCTTTGCCGCCGCTGCACGGAGACAGACGACCGGCGGAGGAGTAA
- a CDS encoding ParB/RepB/Spo0J family partition protein produces MAQRRLGRGLEVLLGRGITAPQPDLKGGERVEKLPVERLVSSPFQPRKTFSEEALEELADSIRERGILQPLIVRRVEERYEIIAGERRWRAAVRAGLAEVPAIVRSASDQEMLEVALVENLQRSDLPILEEARGYALLQEKFGLTQEVIARKVGKNRSTVANALRLLSLEKEVQELLASGKLAGGHGKAILGLAVSSDRIRVARLIARRGLSVRQAEDLVERVRRKKARQPDDRERGRDAAAAWREVERKLRERLGTRVRVLGEAERGRIEISYSSGEELDRLLRLLGLG; encoded by the coding sequence ATGGCGCAGAGACGGCTCGGCCGTGGGTTGGAGGTGCTGCTAGGACGCGGAATCACGGCTCCGCAACCGGATCTCAAGGGCGGGGAGCGCGTGGAAAAGCTACCTGTCGAGCGGCTGGTCAGCAGTCCCTTTCAGCCCAGGAAGACCTTCAGCGAAGAAGCGCTCGAAGAGCTGGCCGACTCGATCCGCGAGCGAGGGATCCTGCAGCCGCTCATCGTCCGTCGGGTGGAGGAAAGGTACGAAATCATCGCCGGCGAGCGCCGCTGGCGCGCGGCGGTGCGTGCGGGGCTTGCCGAGGTTCCGGCCATCGTTCGCTCGGCGAGCGACCAGGAGATGCTCGAGGTCGCGCTTGTGGAAAATCTCCAGCGGAGCGATCTGCCGATCCTCGAGGAGGCTCGAGGGTACGCCCTCCTCCAGGAAAAATTCGGACTTACCCAGGAAGTGATCGCCCGAAAGGTCGGAAAGAACCGGAGCACCGTGGCCAACGCGCTTCGTCTCCTTTCCTTGGAAAAGGAGGTGCAGGAACTCTTGGCGAGCGGCAAGCTGGCGGGCGGCCATGGGAAGGCGATCCTGGGACTGGCGGTTTCCTCGGATCGGATTCGGGTCGCCCGGTTGATTGCGCGCCGGGGGCTGAGCGTCCGCCAGGCGGAGGATCTGGTCGAGAGAGTCCGCCGGAAGAAAGCTCGACAACCGGACGATCGGGAGCGGGGGCGGGATGCGGCCGCGGCTTGGCGGGAGGTGGAAAGGAAGCTGCGGGAGCGGCTGGGCACCCGCGTGCGGGTGCTCGGCGAGGCGGAGCGGGGCAGAATCGAGATCAGCTACTCCTCCGGAGAGGAGCTCGACCGGCTGCTACGCCTGCTCGGACTCGGCTGA
- a CDS encoding CAP domain-containing protein, with translation MSYHPGRLILLATTASLLLLPAGAPGADPSVDRGAFRERLLDRINQLRARYGRPPLEADSRLEAASQEWADHLATIRRLQHRSDDSLSSLSDSGGWETINENLYYSTSPPDPERILADWEKSPLHKKNLLNPAIRFAGLGTATAEDRTHYVVFNGAGGKRPKAWKDFWKHLPFSRRTE, from the coding sequence GTGTCCTACCATCCCGGCCGGCTGATTCTGCTTGCAACGACCGCCTCGTTGCTCCTTTTGCCCGCCGGCGCACCCGGAGCCGACCCTTCCGTCGATCGTGGCGCGTTTCGCGAGCGACTGCTGGACCGGATCAATCAACTTCGCGCGCGGTACGGCCGGCCGCCGCTGGAAGCCGATTCCCGGCTCGAGGCCGCAAGCCAGGAGTGGGCAGACCACCTCGCGACCATCCGGCGCCTGCAGCACCGCTCGGATGACTCGCTCTCTTCCCTCTCGGACTCAGGAGGCTGGGAGACGATTAACGAAAACCTCTACTACAGCACTTCGCCTCCCGATCCGGAACGAATCCTCGCGGATTGGGAGAAGAGCCCTCTGCACAAAAAGAACCTATTGAATCCCGCCATCCGGTTCGCAGGCCTCGGAACGGCGACGGCGGAGGACCGCACCCATTACGTCGTATTCAATGGCGCCGGCGGCAAGCGGCCGAAGGCTTGGAAAGATTTTTGGAAACACCTTCCTTTCTCTCGCCGAACGGAATAG
- the mutL gene encoding DNA mismatch repair endonuclease MutL, translating into MPEALASQIAAGEVVERPASVVKELLENALDAGATEIELITQGGGCALIRVADNGCGMGKEDALLCLERYATSKLASLEDLSRLHSYGFRGEAIPTIASVSFFLLQTRNEEEPVGTEVTVEAGKLLSVREIGRDRGTTVEVRSLFSRFPARRRFLRSPAREQAHLQRQLVLAAIAEPSTTFRFRHGSQAGWTVWPATGVREDRLAAIFGTGWVGALLPLQGRRAGLSVSGFLSRPGIGRPSREEQFFFVNRRPVESRMLSAALQEGYRHSLLRGLYPTAVLWIEIDPARIDPNVHPAKREVRFREEREVWSLVVDAVRESLEQRSSVAFPEGVHPRGVAEPAAAGYGPDGGDAAPAGEGRIEASFAPVVQDELPAPIEARAAPTGGNRGRLLGVLGSLYLLVETEKGLLLVDQHAAHERVLFERLLAGWEGAAGGAQPLLQPVVVTLPARDAAALGEELPALHRLGLELREMGGGAFSVESVPARLASLDLALFVQKLGADLADRKGSGAIGKAEAERLAGIVCRRAVKAHDRLSSVEAERLLVELFACRNPDTCPHGRPTWISLSYGELERRFGRSGSPGGCGFF; encoded by the coding sequence TTGCCCGAGGCCTTGGCCTCTCAGATCGCCGCCGGCGAGGTGGTCGAGCGGCCCGCGTCGGTCGTCAAGGAGCTGTTGGAAAATGCGCTGGATGCGGGAGCGACCGAAATCGAGCTGATTACTCAGGGCGGCGGCTGCGCTCTGATCCGGGTCGCCGACAACGGCTGCGGAATGGGAAAGGAGGATGCGCTTCTCTGCCTGGAACGCTACGCGACGAGCAAGCTGGCCTCCCTGGAGGATTTGAGCCGGCTCCATTCGTACGGTTTCCGCGGAGAGGCGATTCCCACGATCGCCTCGGTGAGCTTTTTCCTCCTTCAGACGCGGAACGAGGAGGAACCGGTCGGAACCGAGGTAACGGTCGAGGCCGGAAAGCTGCTCTCGGTTCGAGAGATCGGCAGGGACCGGGGGACCACCGTCGAGGTTCGCTCTCTGTTTTCCCGTTTCCCTGCGCGGCGCCGCTTTCTGCGCTCCCCCGCTCGGGAGCAGGCCCATCTGCAACGGCAGCTTGTCCTCGCGGCGATCGCGGAGCCGTCGACGACCTTTCGCTTCCGGCATGGGAGCCAAGCCGGGTGGACGGTCTGGCCCGCTACCGGCGTCCGCGAAGACCGGTTGGCGGCGATCTTCGGAACGGGATGGGTTGGAGCGCTTCTGCCGCTGCAGGGGCGACGGGCGGGTCTCTCCGTTTCCGGCTTTCTTAGCCGTCCGGGCATCGGGCGGCCGAGCCGCGAGGAGCAGTTCTTCTTCGTCAACCGGAGGCCGGTGGAGAGCCGCATGCTCTCGGCGGCCTTGCAAGAAGGATACCGCCACTCCCTTTTGCGCGGTCTCTATCCGACGGCTGTCCTCTGGATCGAGATCGACCCGGCCCGGATCGACCCCAACGTCCATCCGGCTAAGAGGGAGGTCCGCTTCCGTGAGGAAAGGGAAGTGTGGAGCCTGGTCGTCGATGCGGTCCGCGAGAGCCTGGAACAGAGATCTTCGGTCGCGTTTCCGGAAGGCGTGCATCCGCGCGGAGTGGCGGAGCCGGCCGCGGCCGGGTACGGGCCGGACGGCGGAGATGCGGCGCCGGCAGGAGAGGGGAGAATCGAAGCCTCTTTTGCGCCGGTGGTCCAGGATGAGCTCCCGGCGCCGATCGAAGCGCGCGCAGCGCCGACAGGCGGGAACCGGGGGCGTCTCCTCGGCGTCTTGGGGTCTCTCTATCTCCTGGTGGAAACGGAAAAAGGTTTGCTTCTAGTCGATCAGCATGCCGCGCATGAGCGGGTGCTCTTCGAAAGGCTGCTGGCCGGCTGGGAGGGCGCGGCGGGTGGAGCGCAGCCCCTTCTGCAGCCGGTCGTGGTCACGCTGCCGGCGCGCGACGCGGCGGCGCTGGGCGAAGAGCTGCCGGCCCTGCACCGGTTGGGATTGGAGCTACGCGAGATGGGGGGAGGGGCGTTTTCGGTCGAGTCGGTCCCGGCGCGGCTAGCGTCCTTGGACCTTGCCCTCTTCGTGCAGAAGCTGGGAGCCGATCTCGCCGACCGGAAGGGGAGCGGTGCGATCGGGAAGGCGGAGGCGGAACGGCTGGCCGGGATCGTCTGCCGACGGGCGGTGAAGGCCCATGACCGGCTCTCCTCTGTCGAAGCCGAACGGCTGCTCGTGGAGCTCTTTGCCTGCCGCAATCCCGACACCTGTCCTCACGGGCGCCCGACCTGGATCTCCCTCTCCTACGGAGAACTCGAGCGCCGTTTCGGGCGATCCGGATCTCCCGGAGGGTGCGGCTTCTTCTGA
- a CDS encoding L,D-transpeptidase family protein, with product MDAATLRKLDKQAEREEARREKEARKAAELERKRLEKERQEAEKEMRRQSKRSASIQPPVRAAIPVGRQAPPRVLAAIWSQLVPSRKISALVIHVREQKLYVYQGKTLAAIAPICTGDARHPTPLGRFTVIQKDRNHLSNRYGCFVDNATGRIVDANAVIGQRPPPGTHYEAAEMPHFLRITADGIGLHGGYLPGFAASHGCIRLPKSFASEIFELVQDGTPVMVVE from the coding sequence GTGGATGCCGCGACGCTTCGCAAGCTCGACAAGCAGGCCGAGCGAGAAGAGGCTCGGCGGGAGAAGGAGGCGCGAAAAGCTGCGGAGCTTGAGCGGAAGCGCTTGGAGAAGGAACGCCAGGAAGCGGAAAAGGAGATGCGTCGACAATCGAAGAGATCCGCCTCCATCCAGCCGCCGGTTCGCGCGGCGATCCCGGTCGGGCGGCAGGCGCCGCCCCGAGTCCTCGCGGCGATCTGGTCTCAGCTGGTTCCCTCCCGGAAGATCTCCGCGCTGGTCATCCATGTACGGGAGCAGAAGCTCTATGTCTATCAAGGGAAGACGCTGGCGGCGATCGCTCCGATCTGCACCGGGGATGCGAGGCATCCAACTCCCTTGGGCCGCTTCACCGTGATCCAGAAAGACCGAAACCACCTTTCGAACCGCTACGGCTGCTTTGTTGACAACGCCACGGGCCGAATCGTGGACGCTAACGCCGTGATCGGACAACGCCCGCCTCCGGGAACCCACTACGAAGCCGCGGAAATGCCCCACTTCCTGCGCATCACCGCGGACGGCATCGGGCTTCACGGCGGCTATCTTCCCGGATTCGCGGCCTCGCACGGCTGCATCCGCTTGCCGAAAAGCTTCGCGTCGGAGATCTTCGAGCTCGTCCAGGACGGCACTCCGGTCATGGTGGTGGAGTAA
- the ychF gene encoding redox-regulated ATPase YchF: MLRAGIVGLPNVGKSTLFNALTQSRKAEAANYPFCTIAPNVGVVEVPDRRLSRLAELSRSRKVVPAAIEIVDIAGLVAGASKGEGLGNQFLAHIREVDAVIHLVRCFEGAEVHHVAGSIDPVRDIEIIHTELALADLATVERQREKSRKGQLRADSRAPLRNELLDKAARILDRGTPLFSESWTPEEREALRPLNLLTMKPTLYACNVAEEELARGTKNPRVEAVLRFLEGRAETEIVVLSSQLEAELPNLLPEERRAYLEALGVSESGVESLIRATYRLLGLRTYFTTGEKETRAWTIRAGDRAPQAAGVIHSDFERGFIAAECASFEDMERFGSFPRLREAGKLRVEGKDYVVEDGDVLEFRFNV, from the coding sequence ATGTTGCGTGCGGGAATCGTCGGACTGCCGAACGTAGGGAAGAGTACGCTGTTCAACGCCCTCACGCAGAGCCGCAAGGCGGAAGCAGCCAACTACCCGTTTTGCACCATCGCGCCCAACGTCGGCGTTGTCGAGGTGCCCGATCGTCGCCTTAGCCGGCTTGCCGAGCTCTCCCGCTCGCGGAAAGTAGTCCCCGCGGCGATCGAGATCGTCGATATCGCCGGTCTGGTGGCGGGCGCCAGCAAAGGAGAGGGATTAGGGAATCAGTTCCTTGCGCACATCCGGGAGGTCGACGCGGTCATCCATCTGGTTCGCTGCTTCGAGGGAGCGGAGGTCCACCATGTAGCGGGTTCGATCGATCCGGTTCGCGACATCGAAATCATCCACACCGAGCTCGCTCTGGCCGATCTGGCCACCGTCGAGCGGCAGCGCGAAAAAAGCCGGAAAGGGCAGCTGCGCGCGGATTCCCGCGCCCCGCTGCGGAATGAGCTGCTCGATAAGGCGGCGCGGATCCTCGATCGCGGGACCCCGCTCTTTTCCGAAAGCTGGACGCCGGAAGAACGAGAAGCCCTGCGGCCGTTGAACCTTCTCACGATGAAGCCCACTCTCTACGCGTGCAACGTGGCGGAAGAGGAGTTGGCCCGGGGCACGAAGAACCCGAGGGTCGAGGCTGTCCTCCGCTTCCTGGAGGGCCGGGCCGAAACAGAGATTGTGGTTCTTTCCTCGCAATTAGAGGCCGAGCTGCCCAACCTTCTTCCGGAAGAGCGGCGAGCCTACCTCGAGGCGCTCGGCGTCTCCGAAAGCGGCGTGGAAAGCCTGATCCGCGCGACGTATCGTCTGCTGGGACTTCGCACCTACTTCACGACGGGGGAAAAGGAGACCAGGGCCTGGACGATCCGAGCCGGCGATCGAGCGCCCCAAGCGGCGGGGGTGATCCATTCCGACTTCGAGCGCGGATTCATCGCGGCCGAGTGCGCCTCGTTCGAGGACATGGAGCGCTTCGGTTCTTTTCCCCGGCTCCGGGAAGCGGGAAAGCTCCGCGTGGAAGGCAAGGACTACGTCGTCGAGGACGGCGACGTCCTTGAGTTTCGTTTCAACGTCTAG